The following proteins are co-located in the Lachnospiraceae bacterium genome:
- a CDS encoding GNAT family N-acetyltransferase, whose translation MMNIVIREIESQDYISVAAIWRDVLDVSAATDEAVIKTYEKMKGDERYHTFVADINGTVVGFATTAETLAVGFPNGYIKMNGLAVLPSFQHQGIGKMLMNRVEELAKERGASRIGLASGFQRAGAHAFYERLGYQKLSYWFHKNL comes from the coding sequence ATGATGAACATAGTCATACGAGAAATTGAAAGTCAAGATTATATATCTGTAGCAGCAATTTGGCGTGACGTACTTGACGTTTCAGCAGCAACGGATGAGGCTGTGATTAAAACATATGAGAAGATGAAAGGCGATGAACGTTACCACACATTTGTTGCCGATATAAATGGAACGGTTGTTGGCTTCGCCACGACTGCCGAAACCTTAGCGGTCGGATTTCCAAATGGTTATATCAAGATGAACGGACTTGCCGTGCTGCCTTCATTTCAGCATCAAGGCATTGGAAAAATGTTAATGAACCGTGTTGAGGAATTAGCAAAAGAACGTGGCGCCTCACGCATCGGGTTGGCATCGGGCTTTCAGCGAGCTGGTGCACATGCATTTTATGAACGCTTGGGCTACCAAAAATTATCATATTGGTTTCATAAAAATCTTTAA
- the carB gene encoding carbamoyl-phosphate synthase large subunit: protein MKREDIHKVLIIGSGPIIIGQACEFDYSGTQACKALRSLGYEIVLVNSNPATIMTDPDTADITYIEPLNLERLTQIIEKERPDALLPNLGGQSGLNLCSELSKAGVLDQYGVKVIGVQVDAIERGEDRIEFKKTMNSLGIEMARSEVAYTVDEALSIADQLGYPVVLRPAYTMGGAGGGLVYNKEELQTVCARGLQASLVGQVLVEESILGWEELELEVVRDAKNNMITVCFIENIDPLGVHTGDSFCSAPMLTISQDVQKRLQEQAYKIVEAIEVIGGTNVQFAHDPVSDRIIVIEINPRTSRSSALASKATGFPIALVSAKLACGLTLDEIPCGKYGTLDKYVPDGDYIVLKFARWAFEKFKGSQDKLGTQMRAVGEVMSIGKTYKEAFQKAIRSLETGRYGLGGAVTKFGDLGAMSKDELLALLHDATSERQFIMYEALRKGATVDELYALTKIKHYFIEQMKELVEEEEQIKAHAGAPLPSDMLRQAKLDGFSDRYLSQLLGISEDSIRAQRENDGVTEAWEGVHVSGTEDSAYYYSTYHIEDKSPVNTDRPKIMILGGGPNRIGQGIEFDYCCVHAALALKKLGFETIIVNCNPETVSTDYDTSDKLYFEPLTLEDVLSIYRKENPIGVIAQFGGQTPLNLADSLKANGVTILGTTPETIDMAEDRDLFRAMMDKLGIPMPEAGMAVTVEDALQIANQIGYPVMVRPSFVLGGRGMEVVYDDEALTFYMKEAVGVTPDRPILIDRFLHHATECEADAISDGENVFVPAVMEHIELAGIHSGDSSCILPPQSLSQEQIETIKEYTRKIARELHVVGLMNMQYAIEDGKVFVIEANPRASRTVPLVSKVCGINMVQLATEIMTAPLQGRKSPVPELKEKNIPYYGVKEAVFPFNMFQEVDPVLGPEMRSTGEVLGLSSNVGKAFYKAQEATQTRLPLAGTVLLSISHRDKPELLEVAQGFHALGFAIIATGSTYDRIVEAGIPAQKVAKLQEGRPNVLDKITNGRIDLIINTPLGKKGSADDSYIRKAAIKHRIPYMTTMAAAKATIQGIKAIKESVGNNVHSLQRYHEKITDKA from the coding sequence ATGAAAAGAGAAGACATTCATAAAGTACTCATTATCGGTTCCGGCCCCATCATCATCGGTCAGGCCTGTGAATTTGACTATTCCGGCACGCAGGCGTGCAAAGCGCTGCGCAGCCTGGGATACGAAATCGTACTCGTCAATTCCAATCCCGCCACCATCATGACCGATCCGGACACGGCGGATATCACCTACATCGAGCCTTTAAATCTGGAGCGTTTAACACAAATCATCGAGAAGGAGCGCCCCGACGCGCTGCTCCCCAATCTGGGCGGACAATCCGGCTTAAATCTGTGCTCCGAGCTCAGCAAGGCCGGCGTGCTCGACCAATACGGCGTTAAGGTCATCGGTGTGCAGGTCGATGCCATCGAGCGCGGCGAGGACCGCATCGAATTTAAAAAGACGATGAACAGCCTCGGCATCGAGATGGCCCGCAGCGAGGTGGCCTACACCGTTGACGAAGCCTTGTCGATCGCAGATCAGCTCGGATATCCCGTAGTACTGCGTCCGGCTTACACCATGGGTGGCGCCGGCGGCGGCCTTGTATATAATAAAGAAGAACTGCAGACAGTGTGCGCACGCGGCCTGCAGGCCAGTCTGGTCGGTCAGGTGCTGGTAGAGGAGTCCATCCTCGGCTGGGAAGAGCTGGAGCTTGAGGTGGTGCGTGATGCCAAAAACAACATGATCACCGTCTGCTTCATCGAAAACATCGACCCGCTCGGCGTACATACCGGCGATTCCTTCTGCAGCGCGCCCATGCTCACGATCTCGCAGGATGTGCAGAAGCGCTTGCAGGAGCAGGCGTATAAAATCGTTGAGGCCATCGAGGTAATCGGCGGCACCAACGTGCAGTTTGCGCACGATCCCGTAAGCGACCGCATCATTGTCATCGAAATCAATCCGCGTACCTCCCGTTCCTCCGCGCTGGCCTCCAAGGCCACCGGCTTTCCGATCGCCCTCGTATCAGCCAAGCTGGCCTGCGGCCTGACGCTGGACGAGATCCCCTGTGGCAAATACGGAACGCTGGACAAATATGTGCCGGACGGCGATTATATTGTACTCAAATTTGCACGCTGGGCCTTCGAAAAATTCAAAGGCTCTCAGGACAAGCTCGGCACCCAGATGCGCGCCGTGGGCGAAGTCATGAGCATTGGCAAAACCTATAAAGAAGCCTTCCAGAAGGCCATCCGCAGCCTCGAAACCGGGCGCTACGGCCTTGGCGGCGCCGTCACCAAGTTCGGCGACCTCGGCGCTATGAGCAAGGACGAGCTGCTCGCTCTGCTGCATGATGCAACCAGCGAGCGCCAATTCATCATGTACGAAGCGCTGCGCAAGGGCGCTACCGTAGATGAGCTGTATGCGCTCACCAAGATCAAGCACTACTTTATCGAGCAGATGAAGGAGCTCGTAGAAGAGGAGGAGCAGATCAAGGCTCATGCCGGCGCTCCGCTTCCCTCCGATATGCTGCGCCAGGCCAAGCTCGACGGCTTTTCCGACCGCTATCTTTCTCAGCTTCTTGGCATCAGCGAGGACAGCATCCGCGCACAGCGCGAAAATGACGGCGTGACCGAGGCCTGGGAAGGCGTCCATGTCAGCGGCACTGAGGATTCGGCCTACTACTATTCCACCTATCATATCGAAGATAAAAGCCCCGTGAATACCGACAGACCCAAGATCATGATTTTGGGCGGCGGTCCCAACCGCATTGGGCAGGGCATTGAATTCGACTATTGCTGCGTACACGCAGCGCTGGCCCTGAAAAAACTCGGCTTTGAGACAATCATCGTCAACTGCAATCCGGAGACCGTTTCTACCGATTATGATACCTCTGACAAATTGTATTTTGAGCCTCTGACGCTGGAGGATGTGCTGAGCATCTACCGCAAAGAAAATCCGATCGGCGTGATCGCGCAGTTCGGCGGCCAGACGCCTCTGAATCTGGCGGATTCGCTGAAGGCAAACGGCGTGACCATCCTTGGCACTACGCCTGAAACCATCGACATGGCTGAGGATCGCGACCTGTTCCGCGCTATGATGGATAAGCTGGGCATTCCGATGCCGGAGGCCGGTATGGCTGTTACGGTGGAGGATGCACTGCAGATCGCCAACCAGATCGGCTATCCCGTGATGGTGCGTCCCTCCTTTGTGCTGGGCGGCCGCGGTATGGAAGTGGTGTACGATGATGAGGCGCTGACCTTCTATATGAAGGAGGCTGTTGGCGTAACGCCTGACCGTCCGATCCTGATCGACCGCTTCCTGCATCATGCAACTGAATGCGAGGCCGACGCCATCAGCGATGGTGAGAACGTGTTTGTTCCGGCTGTGATGGAGCATATCGAGCTGGCCGGTATTCACTCCGGTGACTCCTCCTGCATCCTGCCTCCGCAGTCGCTGAGTCAGGAGCAGATTGAGACGATTAAAGAATATACGCGCAAGATTGCCCGCGAGCTGCATGTTGTGGGCCTGATGAATATGCAGTATGCCATCGAGGACGGCAAGGTATTTGTGATCGAAGCCAATCCGCGTGCTTCTCGCACGGTGCCGCTGGTTTCCAAGGTCTGCGGCATCAATATGGTGCAGCTGGCAACCGAGATTATGACCGCTCCGCTGCAGGGCCGCAAATCCCCCGTGCCGGAGCTGAAGGAAAAGAATATCCCCTACTATGGCGTAAAAGAGGCGGTATTCCCCTTCAATATGTTCCAGGAGGTTGATCCCGTGCTCGGACCGGAAATGCGTTCTACCGGTGAAGTGCTTGGCTTGTCATCCAACGTGGGCAAGGCTTTCTATAAGGCACAGGAGGCCACCCAGACGCGCCTGCCTCTGGCCGGCACAGTGCTGCTGAGCATCAGCCACCGCGACAAACCGGAGCTTCTTGAGGTGGCGCAGGGCTTCCATGCCCTTGGCTTTGCCATCATTGCGACCGGTTCCACCTATGACCGCATTGTAGAGGCCGGCATCCCGGCGCAGAAGGTGGCTAAGCTCCAGGAGGGCCGCCCCAATGTGCTCGATAAAATCACCAACGGCCGCATTGATCTGATTATCAATACGCCTCTGGGCAAAAAAGGAAGCGCAGATGACAGCTACATTCGCAAGGCCGCCATCAAGCACCGCATTCCTTATATGACTACCATGGCTGCTGCTAAGGCTACGATCCAGGGAATCAAGGCCATCAAGGAGTCCGTCGGCAACAACGTGCACTCTCTACAGCGCTATCATGAAAAAATTACAGATAAGGCCTAA